Proteins from a genomic interval of Rhodothermus marinus:
- a CDS encoding thymidine kinase: MPMEPLILRHGGSVGWIEVICGSMFSGKTEELIRRLRRAQIARQRVEVFKPRMDRRYSETDVVSHDENALRSTPVDSAEQILLLAGSADVVGIDEAQFFDMTLVDVCQQLANDGKRVIVAGLDQDYMGRPFEPMPQLMAVAEYVTKLHAICAVCGAPANHSQRLTDEEGRVVLGAADRYEPRCRRCFQPPRPTSASSLKAVAPAATAPRPELP; this comes from the coding sequence ATGCCCATGGAACCCCTGATTCTGCGGCACGGCGGCTCGGTCGGCTGGATCGAAGTGATCTGCGGCTCGATGTTCAGCGGCAAGACCGAAGAGTTGATCCGCCGGTTGCGCCGGGCGCAGATCGCCCGCCAGCGCGTCGAAGTCTTCAAGCCCCGCATGGACCGGCGCTACAGCGAAACGGACGTCGTCTCACACGACGAAAACGCGCTGCGCTCGACGCCGGTCGACAGCGCCGAGCAGATCCTGCTGCTGGCCGGATCGGCCGACGTGGTGGGCATTGACGAGGCTCAGTTTTTCGACATGACGCTGGTGGACGTGTGCCAGCAACTGGCCAACGACGGCAAACGGGTAATCGTGGCCGGTCTGGACCAGGACTACATGGGTCGGCCGTTCGAGCCCATGCCCCAGCTCATGGCCGTGGCCGAGTACGTGACAAAGCTGCATGCCATCTGCGCCGTCTGCGGCGCGCCGGCCAACCACTCGCAACGGCTGACCGACGAAGAAGGACGGGTCGTGCTCGGGGCGGCCGACCGCTACGAACCCCGCTGCCGTCGCTGCTTTCAACCGCCCCGCCCGACCTCCGCGTCGTCGCTCAAAGCGGTGGCTCCGGCGGCGACGGCGCCCCGCCCCGAGCTTCCGTAA
- a CDS encoding DUF4282 domain-containing protein, producing MEPRKGFFEALFDFSFSEFITARLIRLLYVLALIGLALFAIVSIFTGFVEGFGEGLLRLILSPIFFLLGAIVARIYLELVIVIFRIAEHLARLVALTEARGGAPSPPEPPL from the coding sequence ATGGAACCACGCAAAGGCTTTTTCGAGGCGCTGTTCGATTTTTCCTTCTCGGAATTCATTACAGCGCGGCTGATCCGGTTGCTTTATGTGCTGGCGCTGATCGGGCTGGCACTGTTTGCGATCGTCTCGATCTTCACCGGGTTTGTCGAAGGGTTCGGTGAAGGTCTCCTGAGGCTGATTCTTTCGCCCATCTTTTTCCTGCTGGGCGCCATTGTGGCGCGGATTTACCTGGAGCTTGTCATCGTGATCTTTCGCATTGCCGAGCACCTGGCGCGGCTGGTGGCGCTTACGGAAGCTCGGGGCGGGGCGCCGTCGCCGCCGGAGCCACCGCTTTGA
- the dnaX gene encoding DNA polymerase III subunit gamma/tau — protein MQEQRYLVAARKYRPQLFRELVAQEHVTETLKNALRLNRLGHAYLFSGPRGVGKTTAARLLAKAINCQTPLEEREDRAEPCRRCEACVAFEEGRSLNVFEIDAASNNKVEDVRELRETVRVPPQGARKKVYIIDEVHMLSNAAFNALLKTLEEPPPHALFIFATTEPHKVLPTILSRCQRFDFRRIPVEAIVARLREICAAEGVEADDESLMLLARKGDGALRDALSAFDQAVSLCGTTLRYAELAQALGVVDLDLYFAVTDHVRSGNGAGMLAVVEQVVRSGYDLQEFAIGLAEHLRNLLVARTMPDLSLIEAGEATRRRYAEAAQAFEEADLLRLLGLVADLESRLKSSAQPRLQLELTLLRMASLPHAVDLRRALDMLERLAQTSQSRPNSDGPSPTRPTPGPAVRSTPAASKPPRSEVAPESRPHTAPETTSLFGPPALERLKHNRPEGSGGQAALATAEATDVLVAESPAELLVALQDRWPEFVRRVAQVRRHVGMVLEDTRPESIEGTTLWVYVRDPAYARLLQNQEKFLLQQLHAFMEEAQQLTALRFRSPEPVDKAPAQAAPPTPEPEDPTLVLERLRRTSPVVQKLIDQFGCELYWGNGQ, from the coding sequence ATGCAGGAACAGCGTTATCTGGTAGCCGCCCGCAAGTATCGCCCGCAGCTTTTCCGTGAACTGGTCGCTCAGGAGCACGTAACGGAGACGCTGAAAAACGCCCTTCGTCTGAACCGCCTGGGCCACGCCTATCTGTTCAGCGGCCCCCGGGGCGTTGGCAAGACGACGGCCGCGCGCCTGCTGGCCAAGGCGATCAACTGCCAGACGCCGCTGGAAGAACGCGAGGACCGCGCCGAACCCTGTCGCCGGTGCGAGGCGTGCGTCGCCTTCGAGGAGGGGCGCAGCCTGAACGTGTTCGAGATCGACGCGGCCTCGAACAACAAGGTTGAGGACGTGCGCGAGCTGCGCGAGACGGTTCGGGTGCCGCCGCAGGGTGCGCGGAAGAAGGTCTACATCATCGACGAGGTGCACATGCTCTCGAACGCGGCCTTCAACGCGCTCCTGAAAACGCTCGAAGAACCGCCGCCGCATGCCCTGTTCATTTTCGCCACCACCGAGCCGCACAAGGTTCTGCCCACGATCCTTTCACGCTGCCAGCGGTTCGACTTTCGCCGCATTCCGGTCGAGGCCATCGTGGCCCGGCTGCGCGAGATCTGCGCGGCCGAGGGCGTCGAGGCCGACGACGAGTCGCTCATGCTGCTGGCCCGCAAGGGAGACGGCGCCCTGCGCGACGCGCTTTCGGCCTTCGATCAGGCGGTCTCGCTCTGCGGCACCACGCTGCGCTACGCCGAGCTGGCGCAGGCACTGGGCGTGGTGGATCTGGACCTGTACTTTGCGGTGACCGACCACGTCCGCTCGGGCAACGGTGCTGGCATGCTCGCGGTGGTCGAGCAGGTCGTACGATCCGGCTATGACCTGCAGGAGTTCGCCATCGGGCTGGCCGAGCACCTGCGCAATCTGCTGGTGGCCCGCACCATGCCCGACCTGTCGCTGATCGAAGCGGGCGAAGCCACCCGCCGGCGCTACGCTGAAGCCGCGCAGGCTTTCGAGGAGGCCGATCTGCTGCGGCTGCTGGGACTGGTGGCCGATCTGGAATCCCGGCTGAAAAGCAGCGCCCAGCCCCGGTTGCAACTGGAGCTGACGCTGCTGCGCATGGCCAGCCTGCCACATGCCGTCGATCTGCGCCGGGCACTCGACATGCTGGAGCGTCTGGCGCAGACTTCGCAGTCCCGCCCCAATTCGGACGGCCCTTCACCGACCCGCCCGACCCCCGGACCGGCCGTTCGCTCCACCCCGGCCGCTTCAAAACCACCGCGTTCTGAGGTAGCGCCGGAGTCTCGGCCACATACTGCTCCTGAAACCACCTCCCTTTTCGGTCCGCCCGCGCTGGAGAGGCTGAAGCACAACCGGCCGGAAGGCTCCGGCGGACAGGCCGCGCTGGCCACCGCGGAAGCAACGGACGTACTGGTGGCCGAATCCCCCGCCGAACTGCTGGTGGCGCTGCAGGACCGCTGGCCGGAGTTCGTGCGACGGGTTGCGCAGGTTCGTCGTCATGTGGGCATGGTGCTGGAAGACACCCGACCCGAGTCGATCGAGGGCACCACGCTCTGGGTGTACGTCCGGGACCCGGCCTACGCCCGGCTGCTCCAGAATCAGGAGAAGTTTCTGCTGCAGCAGCTCCACGCCTTCATGGAGGAGGCGCAGCAGCTCACAGCCCTGCGTTTCCGATCACCGGAGCCGGTAGACAAAGCGCCCGCGCAGGCGGCACCTCCAACGCCCGAACCAGAGGATCCCACGCTGGTGCTGGAACGCCTGCGGCGCACCTCGCCCGTCGTGCAGAAGCTGATCGACCAGTTCGGCTGCGAGCTGTACTGGGGCAACGGCCAATGA
- a CDS encoding YbaB/EbfC family nucleoid-associated protein: protein MDGALNLGEVFGKVMELQQRLAETQQALGNRTVTVETGGGIVRVTANGLQRIVRIEVDPEAFRSEDQDMLEDLIVAGVNKALEEAARMAREEMQKAAGTLLPPGLDIDLSALGL from the coding sequence ATGGACGGCGCGCTGAATCTGGGAGAAGTCTTCGGGAAAGTGATGGAGTTGCAGCAGCGCCTTGCGGAAACGCAACAGGCGCTGGGCAACCGAACGGTCACCGTGGAGACCGGCGGGGGGATCGTGCGCGTGACGGCCAACGGCCTGCAGCGCATCGTCCGCATCGAAGTGGATCCCGAAGCCTTCCGCTCTGAAGATCAGGACATGCTGGAAGACCTGATCGTGGCCGGCGTCAACAAGGCGCTGGAGGAAGCGGCCCGGATGGCCCGTGAGGAAATGCAGAAGGCAGCCGGCACGCTGCTACCACCCGGCCTGGACATCGACCTGAGTGCCCTGGGACTGTAA
- the recR gene encoding recombination mediator RecR, with amino-acid sequence MSFTSPSVEALVEQLMRLPTVGRKTAQRLAAYILKMPREEVEALAQALLAVKERVRQCAICFNVTDEEVCAICRSPRRDHSTICVVEEPSDVLALERTGEYRGVYHVLGGVISPLDGIGPDDLRIRELVARVAPTNGDPERAALYPEGRIPRVQEVILALNPNVEGDTTAYYLAQLLKPLGVRVTRIARGLPIGGDLEYADEATLSRALEGRLAL; translated from the coding sequence ATGAGTTTCACCTCGCCTTCGGTCGAAGCCCTTGTCGAGCAGCTCATGCGGCTGCCCACCGTCGGGCGCAAAACGGCCCAGCGGCTGGCGGCCTACATTCTGAAAATGCCCCGTGAAGAAGTGGAGGCGCTGGCACAGGCTCTGCTGGCCGTCAAAGAACGCGTGCGCCAGTGCGCTATCTGCTTCAACGTGACCGACGAGGAAGTCTGTGCCATCTGCCGCTCGCCCCGCCGGGACCACTCCACCATCTGCGTGGTCGAAGAACCCAGCGACGTGCTGGCCCTGGAGCGCACCGGAGAGTACCGGGGCGTCTACCACGTACTGGGCGGCGTCATCTCGCCGCTGGACGGTATCGGCCCGGACGACCTGCGCATCCGTGAACTCGTGGCCCGCGTGGCGCCCACCAACGGCGACCCCGAGCGGGCCGCGCTCTATCCGGAAGGTCGTATTCCGCGTGTTCAGGAAGTCATCCTGGCGCTGAACCCCAACGTCGAGGGCGACACGACCGCTTATTATCTGGCGCAGCTGCTCAAACCGCTGGGCGTGCGCGTCACACGTATTGCCCGCGGCCTGCCCATCGGAGGCGACTTGGAGTATGCCGACGAAGCTACGCTCTCCCGTGCGCTGGAGGGACGCCTGGCCCTTTAA
- a CDS encoding saccharopine dehydrogenase family protein codes for MRITIIGAGAIGSAIASFLVRQPEVTQVQVCDARARNLQELHDRLQTSRLRSFQIDARDHGVLEPILQGSQVVISAAPPQLNPTLARLCLELGVNFCDMGGNDQIVRKELDLHEEAVKRAVWIVPNCGLAPGLVNILCLHGIDQFDEVEAAYLRVGDVPLDPHPFNFRISWSAEKVIEDYTNPVQLIREGQLETVEPLTGMERIRFGEPFGEMEAFYTAGGLSTLAEQLAGRIQVLDYKSVRWPCHASQMRFVLGLGFGEPRSIDVRTHLTYRDVLVRRMRQRLGGHYEDAVLLRIAIHGRKNGQPCTLLYEMVDRYDQEQQISAMRRCTAIPTALVALMIASGEVKGGGALPPEQVVPRDRFYQRLIEHGLPIAHRWYEGYVDVTHPDPERALAEPPASDKKSRKRQPASSR; via the coding sequence ATGCGCATAACGATCATTGGAGCCGGTGCCATTGGTTCGGCCATCGCTTCGTTTCTGGTACGTCAGCCTGAAGTAACCCAGGTGCAGGTCTGCGACGCTCGCGCCCGCAACCTGCAGGAACTGCACGATCGGCTGCAGACCAGCCGGCTGCGCTCCTTCCAGATCGACGCGCGCGATCACGGCGTGCTGGAACCGATCCTGCAGGGAAGCCAGGTGGTCATCAGTGCCGCCCCGCCGCAGCTCAACCCGACCCTGGCCCGCCTCTGCCTGGAGCTGGGCGTCAACTTCTGCGACATGGGCGGCAACGACCAGATCGTGCGTAAGGAACTGGACCTGCATGAAGAGGCTGTCAAACGCGCCGTCTGGATCGTTCCCAACTGCGGCTTGGCCCCGGGTCTGGTGAACATCCTCTGCCTGCACGGCATCGACCAGTTCGACGAAGTCGAAGCGGCCTATCTGCGCGTGGGCGACGTGCCGCTGGATCCACATCCGTTCAATTTCCGCATTTCCTGGTCGGCGGAAAAGGTGATCGAGGACTACACGAATCCGGTGCAACTCATTCGTGAGGGCCAGCTGGAGACCGTCGAGCCGTTGACCGGCATGGAGCGGATCCGCTTCGGGGAGCCCTTCGGGGAAATGGAGGCCTTCTACACGGCGGGCGGTCTTTCGACGCTGGCCGAGCAGCTGGCCGGACGCATTCAGGTACTCGACTACAAAAGCGTCCGCTGGCCCTGTCATGCCAGCCAGATGCGCTTTGTGCTGGGACTGGGCTTTGGCGAGCCGCGTTCGATCGACGTGCGCACGCACCTGACCTACCGCGACGTGCTGGTGCGACGCATGCGCCAGCGGCTGGGCGGCCACTATGAAGACGCCGTGCTGCTGCGCATCGCCATTCACGGGCGCAAAAACGGCCAGCCCTGCACGCTCCTTTACGAAATGGTCGATCGCTACGATCAGGAGCAGCAGATCAGCGCCATGCGCCGCTGCACGGCCATTCCCACGGCCCTGGTGGCGCTCATGATCGCCTCCGGCGAGGTCAAAGGCGGTGGCGCGCTACCTCCCGAACAGGTGGTACCGCGCGATCGCTTCTACCAGCGTCTCATCGAACACGGCCTGCCGATCGCCCACCGCTGGTACGAGGGCTACGTGGACGTCACGCATCCGGACCCCGAGCGCGCCCTTGCCGAACCGCCTGCCTCGGACAAAAAGAGCCGGAAGCGGCAGCCGGCCTCCAGCCGATAG
- a CDS encoding SDR family NAD(P)-dependent oxidoreductase produces the protein METHTLAHKVVVVTGAGGRLGQQLLRRFAQEGSRLAAVVRTAEQARHLQLPEGAEGAVFHADLADEAQVAACFGKIWDRFGYVDVLVHAAGLWDERPLLEMTLDDWRAMLDANLTSTFLCFREAARLMRGRSGGRLIAFASMQGADRGRARQAAYSAAKGALVRLVEAVGGELVAQGITAHVVAPSVIRYDEGSEGSGVTAAELAELCVYLCSPAGAALNGMVIRAYGRGF, from the coding sequence ATGGAAACGCACACCCTGGCGCATAAAGTCGTGGTGGTTACCGGCGCCGGTGGGCGGCTGGGACAGCAATTGCTTCGGCGTTTCGCGCAGGAAGGATCCCGCCTGGCGGCGGTGGTGCGCACGGCCGAGCAGGCCCGGCACCTTCAGCTTCCGGAAGGTGCCGAAGGTGCGGTTTTTCATGCCGATCTGGCCGACGAGGCGCAGGTAGCCGCCTGCTTCGGCAAAATCTGGGACCGCTTTGGCTACGTGGACGTGCTGGTGCACGCAGCCGGATTGTGGGACGAGCGCCCGTTGCTCGAAATGACGCTGGACGACTGGCGGGCGATGCTGGATGCGAATCTGACCTCCACGTTCCTGTGCTTCCGCGAAGCAGCCCGTCTGATGCGCGGGCGCTCCGGCGGACGGCTGATCGCATTTGCGTCGATGCAGGGCGCCGACCGTGGTCGTGCCCGCCAGGCCGCTTACTCGGCCGCCAAGGGGGCGCTGGTACGGCTGGTCGAGGCCGTCGGCGGCGAGCTGGTGGCGCAGGGCATCACCGCCCATGTCGTTGCCCCCTCGGTGATCCGGTACGATGAAGGCAGCGAGGGGTCCGGCGTGACGGCCGCCGAACTGGCCGAGCTGTGCGTCTACCTGTGCTCGCCGGCTGGTGCCGCGCTTAACGGGATGGTGATCCGGGCCTACGGTCGCGGTTTTTAG
- a CDS encoding glycosyltransferase family 4 protein has protein sequence MRIAMLAPIAWRVPPRHYGPWERVVWLLTEGLVDRGVDVTLFATADSQTRARLIAVCPRPYEEDPSLDPKVWECLHISEVFERAGEFDLIHNHFDFLPLSYSGLVRTPVLTTIHGFSSERILPVYRKYNRRTYYVSISNADRHPDLDYVATVYHGIDLESFTLRTEPGDYLLFFGRMHPDKGAREAIEVARRSGMPLKMAGIIQDRAYFEQEVAPFIDGRQIQYLGSVGPADRDRLLGGAYALLHLINFDEPFGLSVVEAMACGTPVVARPRGSMPEIIRDGETGVLVQTVEEAVAALPRLRQLDRAKIRAYVERRFSRERMVDDYLRVYEEVLRRHRARSAA, from the coding sequence ATGCGGATCGCCATGCTGGCCCCCATCGCCTGGCGCGTGCCGCCCCGTCACTATGGCCCCTGGGAGCGGGTCGTCTGGCTGCTGACCGAGGGGCTGGTCGATCGAGGCGTCGACGTGACACTGTTTGCCACGGCCGACTCCCAGACGCGCGCCCGGCTCATTGCCGTATGCCCGCGCCCCTACGAAGAGGATCCTTCGCTGGACCCGAAGGTCTGGGAGTGTCTGCACATCAGCGAGGTGTTCGAGCGCGCCGGGGAATTCGATCTCATCCACAACCACTTCGACTTTCTACCGCTGAGCTACAGCGGCCTGGTGCGTACGCCGGTGCTGACCACGATCCACGGCTTTTCGTCGGAGCGCATTCTGCCGGTCTATCGCAAGTACAACCGCCGCACCTACTACGTCTCGATCAGCAATGCCGACCGGCATCCCGACCTGGATTACGTGGCTACCGTGTATCACGGGATCGATCTGGAGTCGTTCACGCTTCGCACCGAGCCGGGCGACTATCTGCTCTTTTTTGGCCGCATGCATCCCGACAAAGGGGCGCGTGAGGCGATCGAGGTGGCCCGTCGGAGTGGCATGCCGCTGAAGATGGCCGGCATCATTCAGGATCGGGCCTACTTCGAGCAGGAGGTGGCGCCGTTCATCGACGGCCGGCAGATTCAGTACCTGGGGTCGGTGGGACCGGCCGATCGAGATCGGCTGCTGGGTGGTGCCTACGCGCTGCTGCACCTGATCAACTTCGACGAGCCGTTCGGGTTGAGTGTGGTCGAAGCGATGGCCTGCGGCACCCCCGTCGTGGCCCGTCCGCGCGGCTCGATGCCCGAGATCATACGGGACGGCGAAACCGGCGTGCTGGTGCAGACGGTGGAGGAAGCCGTGGCCGCATTGCCCCGGCTGCGTCAGCTCGACCGTGCGAAAATCCGCGCCTACGTGGAGCGCCGCTTCAGCCGCGAGCGCATGGTCGACGACTACCTGCGCGTCTATGAAGAAGTGCTGCGTCGGCACCGGGCCCGTTCGGCCGCTTGA
- a CDS encoding glycosidase codes for MRDYEVLPMPQQVGELFRRYEGNPILTADDWPYPCNSVFNPAAVRLDTGETLLLVRVEDHRGVSHLTVARSPNGLTDWTIDPEPTLVPDPEHWPEESWGIEDPRIVWLEEMGCYAVTYTAFSEEGPAIALALTEDFRTFERRGLLMPPEDKNGMLFPRKIGGYWVLLHRTSSTRRETHPAIWLSRSPDLRHWSGPRVVLRPRPGIWWDHVRIGAGPPPIETPEGWLLIYHGVRTTVAGDIYRVGMALLDLENPTRVIRRAPGWILGPRAPYERIGDVPNVVFPCGYVLDGDTLRLYYGAADTCVAVAEARLSELLDWLLNGHYDGQARG; via the coding sequence ATGCGCGACTACGAAGTGCTTCCGATGCCCCAGCAGGTGGGCGAGTTGTTTCGACGTTACGAGGGGAACCCGATTCTGACGGCCGACGACTGGCCCTATCCGTGCAACTCCGTCTTCAATCCGGCGGCCGTTCGTCTGGACACGGGCGAAACGCTGCTGCTGGTGCGCGTGGAAGACCACCGGGGCGTGTCGCATCTGACCGTGGCCCGGAGTCCCAACGGACTGACCGACTGGACGATCGATCCCGAGCCGACGCTGGTGCCCGATCCGGAGCACTGGCCCGAAGAATCCTGGGGCATCGAAGATCCGCGCATCGTGTGGCTGGAGGAGATGGGGTGCTATGCGGTCACCTACACGGCGTTTTCGGAGGAAGGACCGGCCATTGCGCTGGCGCTGACCGAAGACTTCCGCACCTTCGAGCGGCGCGGCCTGCTCATGCCGCCGGAAGACAAAAACGGCATGCTCTTTCCTCGTAAAATCGGGGGCTACTGGGTGCTGCTGCACCGGACCTCCAGCACGCGGCGCGAGACGCATCCGGCCATCTGGCTGAGCCGGTCGCCGGACCTGCGGCACTGGAGCGGTCCGCGCGTGGTGCTGCGGCCGCGGCCGGGCATCTGGTGGGACCACGTGCGCATCGGGGCCGGACCGCCGCCGATCGAAACGCCCGAGGGCTGGCTGCTCATCTACCACGGCGTGCGCACCACGGTGGCCGGCGACATCTACCGGGTGGGCATGGCGCTGCTGGACCTGGAAAACCCCACGCGCGTCATCCGACGGGCGCCCGGATGGATCCTGGGCCCGCGGGCTCCGTACGAACGCATCGGCGACGTGCCCAACGTGGTGTTTCCCTGTGGCTACGTGCTGGACGGCGACACGCTGCGTCTCTACTACGGCGCGGCCGATACCTGCGTGGCCGTCGCCGAAGCGCGCCTGAGCGAGCTGCTCGACTGGCTGTTGAACGGTCACTACGACGGACAGGCCCGAGGCTGA
- a CDS encoding glycosidase, with protein sequence MALFRRTAVPVLTPRAELAWASGAVFNPGAWYDGERVHLVFRAVPAGYRRFPLPNSGPGEPAYGFEPYISSLGYATSTDGVHFTWRESPLLAPGEDFDRYGLEDPRITFLEGRYWIVHTVLSTPAFGPGDGVRIGLASTTDFVQVEKHGVIGPPVRDKDAALFPRRIRGKLALLHRIEPDIQIIYFDDWDELLHRSAVRWAEHLADLDEHVALRPARRWERKKIGAGPPPIETPEGWLLIYHGVDETYTYRAGVALLDLDDPQRTIARARVPILEPELPFEREGDVPNVVFPEGAVVIDGQLHVYYGAADKVIGHAVASLRDVVDFVLEEQRHSWTMPRVYMLPSDRGRAMRTIETPPPVKVERLHGGRPVLEPDPQHPWESRVVLNPAAVLVEAGEELERLMDAWQLTGPERERLRRAGGACVMIYRAQGAKGSPAGHAPSSLGLAVLTPTLELVRRWPEPVIRPDAVFHDLGAEDARCTKIGDTYYLFYTGYTTERSRFPSFIGRVHICLATTQDFVHWELHGPIPGDVNDVDNKNAALLPEPVDGKWLLLHRPIYGRHPMAIHLAEADRPEGPFHSRGLLMASYRYREFALSWIGAGGPPIALGNRRFLMIYHQGHMDWDGHREYDLAAALLDFNRPDPVAARLEPLMRPRGDIEKVGDPELGVDNVLFACANYVWRGDLIIPYAAADSRIFGARIPMSELIAALERRAAEEPEVATTKAL encoded by the coding sequence ATGGCCTTGTTTCGACGGACAGCCGTTCCGGTGCTGACGCCCCGCGCCGAGCTGGCGTGGGCCTCGGGCGCCGTATTCAATCCGGGCGCCTGGTACGACGGAGAGCGCGTGCATCTTGTCTTCCGGGCCGTTCCGGCCGGCTATCGGCGCTTTCCGCTGCCGAATTCGGGACCCGGCGAGCCAGCTTATGGCTTCGAGCCCTACATCTCCTCGCTCGGCTACGCCACGAGCACCGACGGCGTGCACTTCACCTGGCGCGAGTCGCCGCTGCTTGCGCCGGGCGAGGACTTCGACCGCTACGGACTCGAAGATCCGCGCATCACGTTCCTGGAAGGACGCTACTGGATCGTACACACGGTGCTCAGTACGCCGGCTTTCGGTCCCGGCGATGGCGTCCGCATCGGGCTGGCCTCGACGACCGACTTCGTGCAGGTCGAAAAACACGGCGTGATCGGTCCGCCTGTGCGCGACAAAGACGCCGCGCTCTTTCCGCGTCGCATCCGGGGCAAACTGGCGCTGCTGCACCGCATCGAACCGGACATTCAGATCATCTACTTCGACGACTGGGACGAGCTGCTGCACCGATCGGCTGTGCGCTGGGCCGAGCACCTGGCCGACCTGGACGAGCATGTGGCGCTCCGTCCGGCCCGGCGCTGGGAGCGCAAAAAGATCGGGGCCGGACCGCCGCCCATCGAGACCCCCGAGGGGTGGCTCTTGATCTACCACGGGGTGGACGAAACCTACACCTACCGGGCCGGGGTGGCGCTGCTGGACCTGGACGATCCACAGCGGACGATCGCCCGGGCTCGCGTGCCGATCCTGGAGCCCGAGCTGCCCTTCGAGCGCGAGGGGGACGTCCCCAACGTCGTGTTTCCAGAGGGGGCCGTGGTGATCGATGGCCAGCTGCACGTGTACTACGGCGCAGCCGACAAAGTGATCGGCCATGCGGTGGCATCGTTGCGGGACGTGGTCGATTTCGTGCTGGAAGAGCAGCGGCATAGCTGGACGATGCCCCGGGTGTACATGTTGCCCAGCGACCGGGGCCGGGCCATGCGCACGATCGAGACGCCGCCACCCGTCAAGGTCGAGCGTCTGCATGGCGGACGACCCGTCCTCGAGCCGGACCCGCAGCATCCCTGGGAGTCGCGCGTGGTGCTGAATCCGGCCGCCGTGCTCGTGGAGGCTGGCGAGGAGCTGGAGCGGCTCATGGACGCCTGGCAACTTACCGGGCCGGAGCGCGAGCGGCTCCGCCGGGCCGGCGGCGCGTGTGTGATGATCTACCGGGCCCAGGGGGCGAAAGGAAGCCCGGCCGGGCACGCGCCCTCTTCGCTGGGGCTGGCCGTGCTGACGCCCACGCTGGAACTGGTGCGGCGCTGGCCGGAGCCTGTCATTCGACCCGACGCCGTCTTCCACGATCTTGGTGCCGAAGATGCCCGCTGCACGAAGATCGGCGATACCTACTACCTGTTTTACACGGGCTACACCACCGAACGCTCCCGCTTTCCGTCGTTCATCGGGCGCGTGCACATCTGCCTGGCCACCACGCAGGACTTCGTGCACTGGGAACTGCACGGCCCGATCCCCGGCGACGTGAACGACGTGGACAACAAAAATGCGGCGCTGCTGCCGGAGCCCGTCGATGGCAAATGGCTGCTGCTGCACCGCCCCATCTACGGGCGGCATCCCATGGCCATCCATCTGGCCGAAGCCGACCGGCCCGAGGGGCCCTTCCACAGTCGGGGCCTGCTGATGGCCAGCTACCGCTACCGGGAGTTTGCGCTTTCCTGGATCGGAGCAGGCGGCCCGCCCATCGCGCTGGGCAACCGGCGTTTCCTGATGATCTACCATCAGGGACACATGGACTGGGACGGGCACCGGGAGTACGATCTGGCGGCGGCGCTGCTGGATTTCAACCGACCCGATCCCGTCGCAGCCCGCCTGGAGCCGCTCATGCGGCCGCGCGGCGACATCGAAAAGGTGGGCGACCCGGAACTGGGTGTGGATAATGTGCTGTTTGCCTGTGCAAATTATGTATGGCGTGGTGATCTGATCATCCCGTATGCGGCGGCCGACAGCCGCATTTTTGGGGCACGGATTCCGATGAGCGAGCTGATCGCAGCCCTGGAGCGACGGGCCGCCGAAGAACCTGAAGTCGCAACGACCAAAGCATTGTAA